From uncultured Pseudodesulfovibrio sp.:
GTAACGTATTGTCCTCGCCCATGAGAGCCTTCCGTCACCAGCTTCCTTACTATGCAGGCATATTCAAGCCACGCATGGCAGTCAAACTCATCCTCTACAATCAGGTGACACGAGGCCTGACCATCGCTCTCGTCGGCACGGCTTACGCCCTGTTGATGACATAGTAATTTTCCTCTTCCACGCCCTTCACAACCCGACAGCTTGACCCTGTCGGGTTTTTCTTTGCCTTATATTCTCAAACACTACCCAATTTAATGCACTGTGTGCACAATGTGCAAATGTGCACACCCATTTTGTGCAATTCACATCACTTTGCACAAGTGTTGCGCATGCAACTTTTTTTAACATACTGATTTTTCACGTATAATTGTTTTGGCACGACACATGCTTTAAGAGATCCCATGATTGATGCAATCACTGTCACTCTCATCATCCTGACTGTCGCGTTGTTGCGGCGGTCCCTCCTCACCGACCCGGACGCCGACGCGGGCGTCCGGGAAGAGGAAGGAGACAAATACGGCATAAAGGCTCTTGTCCCGGTTCCTGTCAAGGCGAAAAGCCCCCATCCCGCCAGACGGATACGAACCAGATAGTAGGCCATTAAGCATATACCATACCTCCTTGAAACTCTGTTTCAAACCTCAGCCCTCCTCAAAAAAAAGACCTCTAACCCCCCGGAAAGGGCCGCGAAAGCGGCCCTTTCTCGTTACATGATATTGTTAATCTAAGCTCACCTTGTCATGAAGGCATCAGGCAGGTATGGTGAAATCAGTATTCACTTTCCTCTCGCCGCAAGGAGTGAGCATGACCGATCCTGACTGGATACAGCCAGATGTGGAGCCCGACTTCAGCGATCAGGATGATACTGAACGCATAGAATATATGGTGAAACGTATTGAAGCAAAACTTCATGACTACGAAGTTTACGATTTCCCCATGCATCAGGTGCGCGCCCTGAACATCTTTTTCGACCTTTCTCAAGAAGTCCGACGGCGAGAAATGTTCTATGCAATTTGCATGGCAATTCCACGCATTCTGCTCGGACTTGAGTCGAACATATATATCCTTGAGGACGAAGACACCTTTGTTTTAGCGGGGTGCTCAACTGGACGATGTGGCAAAACGACTACCAGGACATGGGATCATGAATTTTCCGACAGCCCCGTGCTTTCTGGCGAACATTTCTTCATTCCCATCCTGAGCAACCCTGAATACAACGACATGCTTCCCTTTGTACCGCCACACAACATGCTGGGAGTCTTTGAAGTGCACCCTTGTGGTTCACTCCCGAAGCACAAACGTCTTTTTCTGGAAAAATTCATCAACAGAATCGGATTCCAGCTTCATCACCGAATCATTCGCGCCCGAAACCGTGAACATATCAGCTTCATCAAATCACTTGTTCAGGACATCGGGCACAATGTCATCGTACCCAACATGTACTTCAAACTCTATTTCAACAGGCTCAAACGCCAGATTGAACAGCTCCATCTCACGACGTCTGACATACTCACCCTCATGGCAGAATGTGGCACGCAGAAATGCGCGGCAGACGGCAATCGACTTGCACGAATCACAGCGGGTATTGAAGCTCAATATCAGGAAATTTACAGCCACTACGAAACAACATCCATGTTCCTTGAAACACTGCTTCGCCGGCGACATTTTGAAGAAGGCCGTTATGTATTGGACAAACGTGAAGTGAACCTCTCTCAAACCGTCATGACTCCATTGATTGAACGATTCCGGCAACGATTCGAAGAACGCGGCATTGAAATCAACTATTCCCTCGGCGGAGCGCCTGATCAAATTATCAGGCTGATAATGGACCGGGGACTTATCTCACAAGTTTTTGACAATCTTTTTTCCAATGCCCTCAAATACACAGAAACTGCAACGCTTCAAGATGGACGAAGAGGAAAGTTCATTTCCTATGGCTGGCAGATTCTCAAAGGTTACTTCGCACCCGACATGCCTGGAATTCGCATGTGGGTATCTTCTACCGGCAGCCCATTGGAACTCAAAGATTCCATGGAAGTCTTCAAGCCCGGATTCCGTGCCGACAACGTGGCCCACAAAAGCGGAACAGGCCGCGGTCTATATTTTGTGCGTCAGGTTGTAGAGCTTCACGGAGGTCAGGTCGGATATTCACACACCGACAGCAGTAACGAATTCTATTTCATCTTGCCTTTTGAGCAGGCATAAGGAGCCTCCAGACCCCCATCCTATTCTTTCCCTAAACTTTTTGACGCCGCTTCGCGGTGATATTAAACGCAATCAACCCGTTGATATAGAACGTATATCAACGGGTTGATTTATGTCCCCTTTGCCGAAGGCGACCCAAAAAATATTGAAGAGTCCAGGACAGCGTCCTGATCCCGCCAAAAGCGTCTTACTCTCGCTTTGCGAGCATTCGACGATAATAGGACAGACACAGGCAGGTCATGGGGAGTGCGATAAGCAGGCCAAGGAATCCAAGGAGCTTGCCCCAAATGGACAGAGACAGCAGAATAAGCCAAGGGGACAAGCCGAGGCTCTCTCCCTGAATTTTAGGGACAAGAAAGCCATCCTGAATGACCTGAACAACGGTCATAACAACCACAACAAGTCCTATCCCCACCCAGACGGACTCCCCGGCCTCAAGGGAATCGAGAGCCGCCAGAAAAATTGCAGGGACCGCTCCGGCTGCACCGAGGTATGGAGCAATGTTCAACAGGCCGATAAGCATACCAAGCACAAGACCAAGCGGCAAACCGATGAGCATAAAACCTAAAGACATGAGCACGCCTACGATAAGACAGACCGTTATCTGCCCGCGAAAGTACAGCCCCATGGTCTTTTCGAATTCACCAAGAAAACCTGTGACGCCTTCGCGATATTTCCTCGGCAGATAATTCTGCCAGGACTCCTTGATCTTGCCAAAATCGGCTAACAAAAAAATCAGATAAAGCAAAATGACAAACAGCCCAATGAGGCCTGCGACAGCATTGAGCGCTCCTACGGCCACACCCTTGATACCGGGGACTACTGTTTGTAATGCGCTCTTGGCGACCTTTGTGGCTCCTGCGGACGAGAACAGATCTTTCACTTCGGGGGACTGGACGGTGTCGCGCACCCAGTTCCAAATGTCCGGGGGGAGATAACTCGCGACCTTTTCGGAAAATTCGGAGTCAGAAACCAATTGTG
This genomic window contains:
- a CDS encoding HAMP domain-containing sensor histidine kinase, with the translated sequence MTDPDWIQPDVEPDFSDQDDTERIEYMVKRIEAKLHDYEVYDFPMHQVRALNIFFDLSQEVRRREMFYAICMAIPRILLGLESNIYILEDEDTFVLAGCSTGRCGKTTTRTWDHEFSDSPVLSGEHFFIPILSNPEYNDMLPFVPPHNMLGVFEVHPCGSLPKHKRLFLEKFINRIGFQLHHRIIRARNREHISFIKSLVQDIGHNVIVPNMYFKLYFNRLKRQIEQLHLTTSDILTLMAECGTQKCAADGNRLARITAGIEAQYQEIYSHYETTSMFLETLLRRRHFEEGRYVLDKREVNLSQTVMTPLIERFRQRFEERGIEINYSLGGAPDQIIRLIMDRGLISQVFDNLFSNALKYTETATLQDGRRGKFISYGWQILKGYFAPDMPGIRMWVSSTGSPLELKDSMEVFKPGFRADNVAHKSGTGRGLYFVRQVVELHGGQVGYSHTDSSNEFYFILPFEQA
- a CDS encoding AI-2E family transporter encodes the protein MFDSDKPYTLDSVVRMVLGVGFFIGLVWLLGFLSSALVPFVAALLMAYLLNPLACFFEKYVKNRGVAVLLTMLTLVGVTVGIFVLVVPMMIGEFSHMGTVLSQLVSDSEFSEKVASYLPPDIWNWVRDTVQSPEVKDLFSSAGATKVAKSALQTVVPGIKGVAVGALNAVAGLIGLFVILLYLIFLLADFGKIKESWQNYLPRKYREGVTGFLGEFEKTMGLYFRGQITVCLIVGVLMSLGFMLIGLPLGLVLGMLIGLLNIAPYLGAAGAVPAIFLAALDSLEAGESVWVGIGLVVVVMTVVQVIQDGFLVPKIQGESLGLSPWLILLSLSIWGKLLGFLGLLIALPMTCLCLSYYRRMLAKRE